The following are from one region of the Pelagibaculum spongiae genome:
- a CDS encoding transposase: protein MPSPRAILYDPKENPFLHVISRCVRRGWLCGEDPTLLKKHRKNYDHRRQWIVDRIDRLSKAFAVDIAAYAVMSNHYHLVVFVDVERAKNWNIKQVLLQYCKVFEAHPWVKSYLDPDKFHTLTQMQIQWVEETADTIYRKRLYSISWFMRSINEPLARIANAEDLCKGRFWEGRFKAQALLDEQALLTCMAYVDLNPLRAGIAQTPESSNYTSVQARIETELPASNHRRKKSRKTNNQRRYDYNFARLKPFVDSKAKSSINIKDKIHLLPFKLKDYLELVDASARMARTDKRHMDSSLPPIFERLQIETDARWWASAMSGRSTVMANARQFAHAMGNALNLKQFRDRVKQQTETWRQQIPSPGKQPPS from the coding sequence ATGCCATCACCCAGAGCTATTCTATACGATCCGAAAGAAAATCCATTTCTCCATGTAATTTCGCGTTGTGTTAGGCGAGGGTGGTTGTGTGGTGAAGATCCAACACTACTCAAAAAGCACCGTAAAAATTACGACCATCGCCGCCAGTGGATTGTCGATAGAATTGATCGGCTGAGCAAAGCGTTTGCGGTTGATATCGCAGCTTACGCCGTCATGAGCAACCACTACCACCTGGTGGTTTTTGTGGATGTGGAGCGCGCGAAAAACTGGAATATCAAGCAGGTGTTGTTGCAATATTGCAAGGTGTTCGAGGCGCATCCATGGGTTAAGAGTTATCTCGATCCTGACAAATTTCACACGCTGACTCAAATGCAAATTCAATGGGTTGAAGAAACTGCTGATACTATTTATCGCAAGCGATTATATTCCATTAGCTGGTTTATGCGCTCAATTAACGAACCGTTGGCACGAATCGCCAATGCGGAAGATTTATGCAAAGGCCGATTTTGGGAAGGGCGGTTTAAAGCCCAAGCATTGCTGGATGAACAGGCGTTGCTCACCTGCATGGCCTATGTCGATCTTAACCCGCTTCGTGCCGGTATTGCACAAACGCCAGAAAGTTCGAATTACACTTCGGTTCAAGCCCGAATTGAAACTGAATTACCTGCCAGTAATCATCGTAGAAAGAAAAGCCGAAAAACAAATAATCAGCGGCGCTACGATTATAATTTCGCCCGATTAAAACCTTTTGTTGATAGCAAAGCCAAATCTAGCATTAATATCAAAGATAAAATTCATCTGCTGCCATTTAAATTAAAAGATTATTTGGAATTGGTTGATGCCAGTGCTCGCATGGCGCGCACTGATAAGAGACACATGGACAGCAGTTTGCCGCCAATTTTTGAACGATTACAAATTGAGACTGATGCACGCTGGTGGGCTTCTGCCATGAGCGGTCGCAGCACTGTGATGGCGAATGCGCGACAGTTTGCCCACGCAATGGGTAATGCGCTGAATCTCAAGCAATTTCGTGATCGAGTTAAACAACAAACTGAAACTTGGCGACAGCAAATACCATCGCCTGGAAAACAACCACCCTCTTGA